The nucleotide sequence AAGATGGACCGATATAAAAGTTCTTTGTTAACTTGAACATCACATCAACAGCTACATCTACTTTAGATTCGGTATACTGTGTAGTTGAATCTGACTTATAATTGGAATCGATCTCCTGATAACCTTTACCATAATAATCCAAGGATCTCTTATTGATATTGACATCAGAGTTGATTCTCATTTTATCTTGAAACCAGAAAGTTGTGATATTGGAATGAAGCCCTAAAGCTCCCGAAGAACTGTAAAATATATTTGCAGGGATTGAAGATCTCTGAATTAACGAATCTGATTTATCGGTCTTAAAACTCAATAAGAAACCTCCAGCAACCAAAAATCCTATATCTGCAGTATACCCAGGACCAAACAAAGGTGATAACCATGGTTTTCCTGCAGTAATTGCCTCCTTTTTCTTCTCTTTATGTTTCTCCAAATAGGCCTTCATTTTACTTTGGGCGCTAGATATTTGAGTAGCAAATAGTACAAACAACAAAGAGAGACAGTATTTACTGATAATATGATGATATAATTTTTTCATAGCTACTTAGCTCCTATACAATAAATCTATTTCTATTAAATGAAATGGAATTTGTCCTTCATTTTCCTGAACTAAAATCTTAATATTGATCACCTAAGTCAGTAATTAAATCGTCAAAAATCTGTTCGTCTAGAGGACGATGTAGAACATCCAATTCTTCCTCTGAAAATGACGATTCTATATTTTCGAAATCCTCAGAAGTTTCTAAATTTTCACTTCCATAATAATTTTCTGTTGGTATAAATTGATCTTGTAAATTCATAGTAGTATTTCTTTTTGATGAATAAATTGATGATGACACAAAGGTCTAGAAATACTCTCCCAATAGATGGTAAAAAATGATAGATAATTGGTAAAAAAAGAATTATTCAAATCCTTCAACTACACTTTAGTTTAATCGTATAAAAAAAACCACACAAAACAGCAACAGTAACTACTCAAATACAACAAGTTAAATACAAATAATATAATATATAGAGATCCTTAAATCCATTTAATAGAATACAATAGACCAGTATAAAAAGTATATAAATTAATCTAATAGAGCATATATTTTGGGTAATAAAAAAGGAAATAATTTACCAATATACATCTGTTTTCTACTAATGCAAAAATACTGAGTTTACTAATTTTGTCATGTCATAAATCAAGATATTAATATTCCACATCACACTCGTTGGATTGAATTATTAAAATAAACATTAGGTAAAATTTTATTGAGTTTACACCCTATCAGCCCTGCCGTTAGGGTGTTTTTGTTGACAGAATATAGTATATAAAAAAAGTGATACTAATCGATTAGTATCACTCTTCTTTCTATAATAATATTTCTCGCCTAACGGAACATTCTATTCAACTCATAAGAGTCTGCATTAGTATAGAATTCACTAAATACATCATTAGTTTCCTGAAATGCAGCTGAACTAAAACGATGGTCCAAATGGAAATTGATATTCTCCGCTTTTGAGTAGGTGTTTTTTACTTTCGTAAAATTCTTCTTAGGTTTTCTAGTAACAATATTCATAGTATAAAAAATTAAGTATTAAAAAATAGGTTATTATTGAGTAGTATTAATTTCTGCGGGTTACTTTCGGTAAGTTATTACCATTTTCAAGTACTCTATCTTTTGGCCAATACTCTCTTAGTATTAAAGAGAACCTTCCTTTTTCTGGAGTTGGTAACCAATTACTTTCTGCACCAACTTCTGGTTTAGTACTTTGAATGTAGATGTCTAATGATCCATCTTCATTGAATTTTAATCCATCCTGGCTTCCTACTTTATATCTGTTGATCAAGTTTTTCACTAGGAAGTTTTTCTCGTTGTAGCAAGTTAATGACCAAAATGCATTCACTTGAGGTAATTGCTCTTTTGTAAAGTGCAATACATATTTCCTTTTTGAGGTAAGTACTTTACCTCGACTATCTATTCTTGTAGCGGCATAAATTGCATCTTCCCTTTGGTTCATTCCCAACCTTGTAAAAGCTACATAGGCGCTACTCGAATATTTGTCTTTGTATTTTTTGATTACTGAGTTACTATACAACCAAGGGAATTTCTGACAAGTATTATTTTCAGAGTACCATTCTGATTGCATTTGCTTAGGTACAGACTCAAAAACAATCGTTTCTTTTACTGATAACTTTGTGATATCATAGTTCTGCCCCGCCTGAAATCCAATTTCTTTAAGTTTGGATAGCATAGTGGAATCCGAATCTAATGGCTTATTCTGATATAAAAGCATCGATAACCTATTCATGAATTGCTCTATGTTCAATTCTTCAACAGCCTTAATAGGGTAAGTATCGGCTTTATATAGTACCATTTCCTTTTTGGGTGTATAGTCTTGATTATCCCATTGGCTTAACGGTCTCGCGGTAATTCCTTTCTGGAATTTGATTACTTCGTCCTTATCTTTTTGCGACTGCTTCACCATAATACGTCCATGAATCCAAGCAGAATTTGTTGGTGAAGATATATGAATCATCCCCTTAGGTAATTCTCCTTCCCAATTGGGACCAGTGTATACTATAAACTGTTCTTTGTTTCCAGTTGTCCTAGTTCCAGGTGAAGCAAATACATTAGAAAATGCATCCATTGTAGGCATCAAAAAGTAATGATCTGAAGCAGGAATATGAACAACAACTGGCTCATCTGATAAGTCTAACCAACACATAGAATAGAAAGTATCTACATTGGGTCTGACTACATTTCTAAATTCCCAATCTGGAAACCTATGATAATGATGAAAAGTATTGATTGCATTATCCTCAAATTGATTTAAGAAATAACGCTTTGTATAATCCATTAATACTATTGGAAATCCAAAAGCATATACTTCTTTAAACAGTTCTTCTTTTTGCTGCATTTCTACAACATCTTTTTTAAACTTCCATGAAGCCAAAACAAGAACTCCTAAAAGTAGAAGTACCAATAAAAGTATATGTGAGGATTTAGAGATCTTCATTCTAAACAATTTTCATAGTATTAAGCATAGATATCTAATAAAACGAGGGATAAAAAAGTCAGAATTTTATATTTCAATCATTATCTTTCATAATTCGATTATACCAGTAACCAGTAAACCAAGAGGCATTAGCTACCTCTTGGTATTGTAAGTTTAAGCGGATTGAAGTACAGAGTTGATAAAGTCTTTTCTATATTGTTTTGGGCTAAGGTTAAATTTCTTTTTGAAAGCAGATGAAAAATGACTAGCACTAGAAAAGCCTAAATCCATAGCAATCATCGACATTGTTTTACTTCCATCTCTTAACATTACTCTTGAATGGTCTAACCTCTCATCCAAGTGGAATTGATGGATTGTAGTACCGAAAATCTGTTTAAATAAGAACCTTAATCGACTCTCACTTAAGCCACATTCTTTCGATAACTCATCAATGATGATCTGCTCATTAATTCTGTTTTTTAATATATCTCTTGCTTTAAATACGGGTTCTACACTAAATGTATATTTATTAGATTCGTCAATCTTCTCCCTATCATTAATATTCGAGAAGAACACTGTAACTAAATGTTTGGCGTAAATCTCTAAGTATTCATTCTCAAAAAGACTACCTTTTTCTACTTCAAAAGCCTTTTGGAAAAAGTCTCTCATACTTGGGTCAAATTCTTCAAATACAAAAAACTGCTTTTCTAAATCCAGTGATTCAGCTAATGCCTTACTCTGGTCAATAAACTTTTGATAATAGTCTTTCTCCAAACGAACAGAAAGGTATTGTACTGTTCTTCCTTCTTCAATTGTAAAGCTTAAAGCTTCAGAAGAATTAATACTAAACGCTCCGGTAGTATTCAGTTTATACTTCTTTTTTGATTGCTTTACATTACAAGTCACTTCTACTGAGGTTGTAAAAGGGTCTCCAAAAAGAATAGGTATATATTCAGCATAGTCATCCAATTGATAACCATCTACATCTAAAGTCTTATTTAATTTATAATCGAATCGGATTAATTCAATCGAATCATTCAATTTGAACCCCTCAATTTCTCCCTTACCAATCTCATTATTGAAAGTCATTTTATGTCCTTCCAATTTACCATTAAAGAGTTTGGTCCAAGATTCCATTACATGAGTTAATTCCAATTTTGACATATTAGGTATTTTATAGTAGAAAGTATTTAAAAAATTTTAGTACCAGTGTTATGTACTTAAGCTAAAAAAATAAACCACTGTTATATTACAGGGCTTCCTCGTTAAACATATGGGTAATTTACATGAACACTTAACTATCGTCGTCAACTATCCAAACGTGTCTTTTTGAGATTTAAACTTTCACAGAACGGTAAAAGTGTTTCATAATTCGACTTTCAAAAGCATTTTTTAAAATTTTTAGCTTCAGATTATGATGTAAACGTTAATGAAATTAACTATTAACTAATGACTGTTTACATCGATTGTTCCCTTCTGATAGATAACGTTTAACTCATTATATCATCAAACTCAATACGACATGAAAAAAATACTTTCGGTACTACTAACAGTATTTATAACATTTTCCAGTTTTGCTATTAATGAACCTGTTAGCCTAGATAAAGAAGCTAAAATTTATATCCATAATACATCTGCCGGTGTTGCTGCATTTGCTTTTAGTGACAACGGAAAGGTAAAATATATTATAGACCTTAGTGATGGATCATTTTATGAATATGAAGGTACCTACACAAAAAATGAAAAAACTGTTGAAGTAAATCTTACCAAAGGGCATGGTGAAACGAACATGGGAATTGAATTGAAAAATATCAAACCTAAGAGAAGTAAAGTGCATTTGAATATCAAAGACAATAACACTTTAGTAGATCAGGATCACCTTAAACATGGTGTTTTCC is from Flammeovirga agarivorans and encodes:
- a CDS encoding DUF1254 domain-containing protein, with the protein product MKISKSSHILLLVLLLLGVLVLASWKFKKDVVEMQQKEELFKEVYAFGFPIVLMDYTKRYFLNQFEDNAINTFHHYHRFPDWEFRNVVRPNVDTFYSMCWLDLSDEPVVVHIPASDHYFLMPTMDAFSNVFASPGTRTTGNKEQFIVYTGPNWEGELPKGMIHISSPTNSAWIHGRIMVKQSQKDKDEVIKFQKGITARPLSQWDNQDYTPKKEMVLYKADTYPIKAVEELNIEQFMNRLSMLLYQNKPLDSDSTMLSKLKEIGFQAGQNYDITKLSVKETIVFESVPKQMQSEWYSENNTCQKFPWLYSNSVIKKYKDKYSSSAYVAFTRLGMNQREDAIYAATRIDSRGKVLTSKRKYVLHFTKEQLPQVNAFWSLTCYNEKNFLVKNLINRYKVGSQDGLKFNEDGSLDIYIQSTKPEVGAESNWLPTPEKGRFSLILREYWPKDRVLENGNNLPKVTRRN
- a CDS encoding helix-turn-helix transcriptional regulator — translated: MSKLELTHVMESWTKLFNGKLEGHKMTFNNEIGKGEIEGFKLNDSIELIRFDYKLNKTLDVDGYQLDDYAEYIPILFGDPFTTSVEVTCNVKQSKKKYKLNTTGAFSINSSEALSFTIEEGRTVQYLSVRLEKDYYQKFIDQSKALAESLDLEKQFFVFEEFDPSMRDFFQKAFEVEKGSLFENEYLEIYAKHLVTVFFSNINDREKIDESNKYTFSVEPVFKARDILKNRINEQIIIDELSKECGLSESRLRFLFKQIFGTTIHQFHLDERLDHSRVMLRDGSKTMSMIAMDLGFSSASHFSSAFKKKFNLSPKQYRKDFINSVLQSA